In Syntrophales bacterium, one genomic interval encodes:
- a CDS encoding 2-hydroxyacyl-CoA dehydratase: protein MAEKDEGKERRKIKAAAKMKEIMTSYYIDAKTAGQTGKKVAWITSGGPVEPLIAMDIIPVYPENHGAMIGASKMGVDLCRKAEEMGYSSDLCSYARSDIGCAPVNGGPIGGLPKPDMLVCCNNICGTVLKWYEVQARYFNIPLFILDTPFTHVGFSAEAKKYVKRQILEYIEFLENATAKKFNYDRMREVGKLSLEGQRLWQAVLDTAVNRPSPLSAFDAFFHLALIVTLRGTRQTVDYYKILLEEMQERVAQQIGAVADEQYRLLWDNLPIWYRMKWLSEKFASAGACLVADTYTTAWCGSMKYIKEDDFIDTMAEGYSRIYLNIGVDQMAEQVIAMAEKYNVDGIVMHSNRSCKPYSFGQYDIQRIVGEKMGIPTLMIEADMVDERNFSESQVETRIEAFIEVLQGKK from the coding sequence GTGGCGGAGAAAGACGAGGGCAAAGAGAGAAGAAAGATCAAGGCGGCGGCGAAGATGAAGGAGATCATGACCTCCTACTACATCGACGCGAAAACCGCCGGACAGACCGGCAAAAAGGTCGCCTGGATCACAAGCGGCGGCCCGGTGGAGCCGCTGATCGCGATGGACATCATTCCGGTTTATCCGGAGAACCACGGGGCGATGATCGGGGCCAGTAAGATGGGCGTTGATCTCTGCCGGAAGGCGGAGGAGATGGGCTATTCAAGCGATCTGTGTTCCTACGCCCGTTCCGATATCGGTTGCGCCCCGGTCAATGGCGGGCCGATCGGCGGACTGCCCAAGCCGGATATGCTGGTTTGCTGCAACAACATCTGCGGCACTGTTCTGAAGTGGTATGAGGTGCAGGCCCGCTATTTCAATATTCCGCTGTTTATCCTCGATACCCCCTTTACCCATGTCGGCTTCTCCGCAGAGGCAAAGAAATATGTAAAACGTCAGATACTTGAATATATAGAGTTTTTGGAAAATGCGACCGCGAAAAAATTCAATTACGACCGGATGCGGGAGGTGGGAAAGCTCTCACTGGAGGGGCAGCGCCTCTGGCAGGCCGTGCTCGATACGGCGGTGAATCGTCCGTCGCCTCTGAGCGCCTTTGACGCCTTTTTTCATCTGGCCCTGATCGTAACGCTTCGGGGAACAAGGCAGACGGTAGATTACTACAAAATCCTGCTTGAGGAGATGCAGGAGCGCGTAGCGCAGCAGATCGGCGCGGTAGCCGACGAACAATACCGCCTCCTCTGGGATAACCTCCCGATCTGGTACCGGATGAAATGGCTTTCTGAAAAATTCGCCTCTGCCGGCGCGTGTCTGGTCGCAGATACCTACACCACCGCTTGGTGCGGCTCGATGAAGTATATAAAAGAAGACGATTTTATTGATACAATGGCCGAAGGCTACAGCCGGATATATCTGAATATCGGCGTTGATCAGATGGCGGAGCAGGTAATCGCGATGGCCGAAAAATACAATGTGGATGGAATCGTCATGCATTCCAACCGGAGCTGCAAGCCCTACTCCTTCGGCCAGTACGATATCCAGCGGATCGTAGGCGAGAAAATGGGTATTCCCACCTTGATGATTGAGGCGGACATGGTGGATGAGCGGAATTTTTCCGAGAGCCAGGTGGAAACGCGGATCGAGGCCTTCATCGAGGTTTTACAAGGAAAGAAATAA
- a CDS encoding ATP-binding cassette domain-containing protein, which yields MLSTENSSIITVENLTARFGDNVVFSDIGFQIKHGEVLIIAGESGCGKSTLLKIMIGLHRPASGRILFRGADIRGADEKELNLYRRNIGVLFQSSALFSSMTISENIALPLREYTELDSATIDQLVRMKLGMVNLAGYENHYPAELSGGMKKRAGIARAMALDPTVLFFDELSAGLDPVTAAELDDLIIKTNEALGTTMVIVTHELESIFKISHRIIMLSKAAGGIIAEGSPAEMKAHSTDPRVRNFFWRRASEAAIQEGSYGQ from the coding sequence TTGCTCTCTACGGAAAACAGCTCAATAATTACGGTGGAAAATCTGACCGCCCGGTTCGGCGACAACGTCGTCTTTTCCGACATCGGCTTTCAGATAAAACACGGTGAAGTGCTTATTATTGCAGGAGAAAGCGGTTGCGGCAAATCCACGCTGCTGAAAATAATGATCGGACTGCACAGGCCCGCTTCGGGAAGGATTCTTTTTCGAGGCGCCGACATCAGGGGCGCGGATGAAAAGGAATTAAATCTCTACCGGCGCAATATAGGCGTCCTTTTCCAGTCTTCCGCCCTGTTCAGCTCAATGACAATCAGCGAAAACATCGCCCTTCCTCTCAGGGAATACACCGAACTTGATTCGGCGACCATTGACCAGTTGGTCCGAATGAAGCTGGGGATGGTAAATCTGGCAGGCTACGAAAACCATTATCCGGCGGAACTCTCGGGCGGGATGAAAAAACGCGCCGGCATTGCCAGGGCCATGGCGCTGGATCCGACCGTGCTCTTTTTTGACGAACTGTCGGCGGGCCTGGACCCGGTTACCGCTGCCGAACTCGATGATTTGATTATTAAAACCAATGAAGCGCTGGGTACGACAATGGTTATCGTCACCCACGAATTGGAATCCATCTTCAAAATTTCCCACCGCATCATCATGCTGAGCAAGGCGGCGGGAGGCATCATCGCGGAGGGAAGCCCTGCCGAAATGAAAGCTCACTCAACAGACCCCCGGGTCCGTAATTTCTTTTGGAGACGGGCCTCGGAAGCGGCGATTCAGGAAGGTTCTTATGGCCAGTAA
- a CDS encoding MlaD family protein, with protein MASNKTKFITGLFVLSGLLLGAIAIIWLGASDIFLKGALYNVYFDESVQGLQVDSTVKYRGVEIGKVESIKVAPDNKLIEVVMKIDLSSDLQKNTYAQLRTAGITGIVFIELDRISPDIVVDFRDVPFSSNYPVIPSRRSETSRLLSDANTILKNVKAIDFKGVSEQIKNSARSLEVFMTDRRLTRIIANLESASLNLDRSAAGIKEKIDTFETESVRKDIAATLAETHVLIKSTRQEISATLAETRGLIISARQEIEAMQLPRQAAKAGEVIEALDKSSRSVALKLQDSAENLRTASESLKNLAESLKNNPSELIFSRPAPPRKPLE; from the coding sequence ATGGCCAGTAACAAAACAAAATTCATCACCGGGCTTTTCGTTTTGAGCGGTTTATTGCTCGGCGCAATTGCCATCATCTGGCTCGGCGCGTCGGATATATTCCTGAAGGGTGCGCTTTATAATGTCTATTTTGACGAATCGGTGCAAGGGCTGCAGGTGGATTCGACCGTCAAATACCGGGGTGTGGAAATCGGCAAGGTGGAAAGCATAAAAGTCGCACCCGACAACAAGCTGATCGAAGTCGTCATGAAGATTGATTTATCCAGCGATTTACAGAAAAACACCTATGCCCAGTTGCGGACGGCGGGCATTACCGGCATCGTCTTTATTGAACTGGATCGGATCAGTCCGGATATCGTGGTTGACTTCCGGGATGTTCCCTTCAGTTCCAACTATCCCGTCATTCCGTCGCGCCGTTCCGAAACCAGTCGCTTGCTGTCCGATGCCAACACCATCCTGAAAAACGTCAAAGCCATTGACTTTAAAGGTGTATCTGAGCAAATAAAGAATTCCGCCCGCTCCCTTGAGGTTTTCATGACAGACAGGCGTCTGACCAGAATAATCGCCAATCTGGAATCCGCCTCCCTCAACCTTGACCGCTCCGCAGCCGGGATAAAAGAAAAAATTGACACATTCGAGACGGAGAGCGTCCGGAAGGATATCGCCGCCACCCTTGCTGAGACACACGTTCTGATCAAAAGCACCCGGCAGGAAATCTCCGCCACCCTTGCCGAGACGCGTGGGCTGATTATAAGTGCCCGGCAGGAGATCGAGGCAATGCAGCTTCCCCGGCAGGCGGCAAAAGCGGGGGAGGTGATCGAGGCGCTCGATAAAAGTTCCAGGTCGGTCGCCCTGAAACTGCAGGATTCGGCGGAAAACCTGCGGACCGCCTCCGAATCCTTGAAGAACCTCGCGGAGAGTCTGAAAAACAACCCATCGGAACTGATTTTCAGCCGCCCGGCGCCGCCGCGAAAACCGCTGGAATAA
- a CDS encoding TRAP transporter small permease subunit → MGIADFINVTSRALNRAVERVLMLLGVAIGMILFCQVFFRYLGASLGWSEEVSRHLLVAITFLGGTSAYKHSNFIGLSGIGGLLGTKLQGFIAGALQALTLTCFGVIAWFGIACTLNASAQTTSSLQIPMSIPFAVIPLAAIILVIHVLADMTNPARRSLP, encoded by the coding sequence ATGGGTATTGCCGACTTCATAAATGTAACCAGCCGTGCGCTCAACAGGGCAGTCGAAAGGGTGCTGATGCTGCTCGGCGTTGCCATCGGGATGATTCTTTTTTGCCAGGTATTTTTTCGCTACCTGGGCGCCTCGCTGGGTTGGTCGGAGGAGGTAAGCCGGCATTTGCTGGTCGCCATTACCTTTTTGGGGGGGACATCTGCCTATAAACACTCTAATTTCATTGGTCTTTCCGGGATAGGTGGGCTGCTGGGAACGAAACTCCAGGGATTCATTGCCGGGGCGCTCCAGGCGCTGACGCTTACATGCTTCGGCGTCATCGCCTGGTTCGGCATCGCCTGCACACTTAATGCAAGCGCGCAGACCACATCCTCCCTGCAGATTCCGATGTCCATACCGTTTGCCGTCATTCCCCTTGCCGCAATAATCCTGGTAATCCATGTGCTGGCAGATATGACCAACCCCGCCCGGCGGAGTCTCCCATGA
- a CDS encoding PqiC family protein — MEQYLPFRKRRPHIMNTKLCFMNTKLRFFRGCFLLLASLYIAGCVGAGKPPLPIDRYLIAYPAPVFEKLPRIEDTFRVDRFAIANAYNSEAMIFRSDNVKFDSLNYNRWAVNPADMVTDNLLRDLQESGLFRAVFSRYALDEGRYVLQGGIQEFFLRMDKTGNAAVIKLEITLKDITQREATRRILFQKKYQEEELPANQTPEGYARAISRAMERLSRKIIGDIYKTLAPAPAGTR; from the coding sequence ATGGAGCAATACTTGCCGTTTCGCAAACGCCGGCCCCATATTATGAACACGAAGCTTTGCTTTATGAACACTAAGCTTCGCTTTTTCCGGGGATGTTTCCTGCTTTTGGCCTCCCTGTACATTGCCGGATGCGTCGGCGCCGGCAAGCCGCCGTTGCCGATAGACCGGTATCTGATCGCTTATCCTGCGCCTGTCTTTGAAAAACTCCCCCGGATTGAAGATACGTTCAGGGTGGATCGCTTCGCCATTGCCAATGCGTACAACAGCGAGGCGATGATTTTCCGCAGTGACAACGTCAAGTTTGATTCCTTGAATTATAACAGGTGGGCGGTGAACCCGGCCGACATGGTAACAGACAACCTGTTGCGCGACTTGCAGGAAAGCGGTCTTTTCCGCGCCGTGTTTTCACGATACGCGCTGGATGAAGGCCGTTATGTCCTGCAGGGGGGAATTCAGGAGTTTTTCCTCCGGATGGATAAAACCGGCAATGCCGCTGTTATCAAACTGGAAATTACGCTCAAGGATATAACGCAGCGGGAGGCGACCAGGAGAATTCTGTTTCAGAAAAAATATCAGGAGGAAGAACTGCCGGCGAACCAGACGCCGGAAGGCTATGCCAGGGCAATCAGCCGCGCCATGGAGAGACTTTCCCGAAAAATCATCGGCGATATTTATAAAACCCTTGCGCCTGCTCCGGCAGGCACGAGATAA
- a CDS encoding NADH:flavin oxidoreductase has translation MSKIFEKIGINKMIIENRFVRSATWEGLAEKDGSVTPALIDRLVALARGGVGLIITGYAFIHKNGQSGPWQLGVDRDELLPGLTRLAAAVHENNGRIVLQLAHGGFFAMKKLTGEAPLAPSLLPEMAKSPRREMTIPDIRELVGVFAAAAGRAKAAGFDGVQIHAAHGYLLSQFLSPAFNRRTDEYGGSIENRARFLVEALRAIRLSVGPDYPVLVKMNCRDFIEDGLILEDSLAVASLLVKEGIDAIELSGGFLNGGKLSPSRMGINAEEKEAYFQGEAKAFKANISVPLILIGGTRSFGVAERLVAEGIADCVSLCRPLIREPDLINRWKSGNFARAACISCNRCFGPGLTGQGIYCVDEKRPA, from the coding sequence ATGTCAAAAATATTTGAAAAAATAGGCATAAATAAGATGATCATTGAAAATCGCTTTGTCCGCTCCGCGACCTGGGAAGGATTGGCGGAAAAGGATGGCAGCGTCACACCGGCCCTGATCGACCGTTTGGTTGCCCTGGCCCGGGGAGGCGTTGGTCTGATCATCACCGGCTATGCGTTTATCCATAAAAACGGCCAGAGCGGGCCGTGGCAGCTCGGCGTTGACCGGGACGAACTGCTGCCCGGTTTGACCAGACTGGCGGCAGCGGTTCATGAAAACAACGGCCGGATAGTTCTGCAATTGGCCCACGGAGGCTTCTTTGCGATGAAAAAGCTGACGGGAGAGGCGCCCCTCGCCCCCTCCCTCCTTCCCGAAATGGCCAAATCGCCCCGCCGCGAAATGACCATTCCGGATATCCGGGAATTGGTCGGCGTCTTTGCCGCAGCGGCCGGAAGGGCAAAAGCCGCCGGTTTCGACGGGGTGCAGATCCATGCCGCCCACGGCTATCTGCTGAGTCAGTTCCTCTCGCCAGCTTTTAACCGGCGTACCGATGAATACGGGGGAAGTATTGAAAATCGCGCCCGTTTTCTTGTCGAAGCGCTCCGCGCGATCCGGTTGTCCGTCGGCCCCGACTACCCGGTGCTGGTCAAGATGAACTGCCGTGATTTCATCGAAGATGGCCTTATCCTCGAAGATTCGCTGGCGGTCGCCTCCCTGCTTGTCAAGGAAGGAATCGATGCAATCGAACTGAGCGGCGGTTTTCTGAACGGCGGAAAGCTCAGCCCCAGCAGAATGGGGATCAATGCGGAGGAAAAGGAGGCATACTTCCAAGGGGAGGCGAAGGCTTTCAAGGCAAATATCTCCGTTCCCCTGATCCTCATCGGCGGAACCCGCTCGTTCGGGGTCGCCGAAAGGCTGGTTGCCGAAGGCATCGCCGATTGCGTCTCGCTCTGCCGCCCGCTTATTCGCGAGCCGGACCTGATAAACCGCTGGAAATCCGGGAACTTTGCAAGAGCCGCGTGCATCTCGTGCAACCGCTGCTTCGGCCCGGGGCTGACCGGCCAGGGGATTTATTGCGTGGATGAGAAGAGGCCGGCCTGA
- a CDS encoding TRAP transporter substrate-binding protein produces MKSAIVTLLCLGCLIGVFAGQGEAQTVINIATVTNPAFVHNYAAKWFEEELEKALPGKYKVVLHHSGALGSETQVLQQIQLGTTQMSVCTTGPVETFVPEIKALEMPFVFTSYQAADSALDGPIGKYLTGRFEKAGFFPLHFLDNGFRNVTNSRRPVKTPADLKGLKIRTMESPTHLAIWRAIGANPTPMAWPIFTALQQGVIDGQENPIAVIHAAKLIEAGQKYLTITRHVYSALVFVANKNFMDSLPAADRKIVMAAARTASLKGRAFIRENEAKQLAELKAAGMQVEEKPDIAAFRKATAPVIDATTGETKKLIQEIRKI; encoded by the coding sequence ATGAAAAGCGCTATCGTTACGCTGCTTTGCTTAGGCTGCCTGATTGGTGTTTTTGCCGGACAGGGTGAAGCCCAGACCGTGATCAACATTGCCACGGTCACCAACCCGGCCTTTGTCCACAACTATGCGGCGAAGTGGTTTGAGGAAGAATTGGAGAAGGCCCTTCCTGGCAAGTACAAGGTTGTGCTCCACCACTCCGGGGCGCTGGGCTCTGAAACCCAGGTACTTCAGCAGATCCAATTGGGCACTACGCAAATGTCTGTCTGCACGACCGGGCCAGTCGAGACTTTTGTTCCCGAAATCAAGGCCCTGGAGATGCCCTTTGTGTTTACATCCTATCAGGCCGCCGATAGCGCCTTGGACGGGCCAATCGGCAAGTACCTCACCGGACGGTTTGAAAAGGCGGGGTTTTTCCCGCTGCATTTTCTCGACAATGGCTTTCGCAATGTCACCAATTCCCGACGTCCGGTCAAAACACCCGCTGATTTGAAAGGGTTGAAAATCCGCACGATGGAATCGCCGACCCATCTGGCCATCTGGAGGGCGATCGGTGCAAACCCGACTCCGATGGCCTGGCCGATCTTTACAGCCTTGCAGCAGGGAGTCATTGACGGACAGGAAAATCCCATTGCCGTTATCCACGCCGCCAAGCTGATCGAAGCCGGGCAGAAATATCTGACTATTACCCGCCATGTTTATTCGGCGTTGGTGTTTGTTGCGAACAAAAATTTTATGGACAGTCTGCCGGCGGCTGACCGGAAAATCGTGATGGCCGCCGCCCGCACGGCAAGCCTGAAGGGGCGTGCCTTTATCCGCGAAAATGAGGCCAAGCAGTTGGCCGAACTGAAGGCGGCAGGAATGCAGGTCGAGGAGAAACCGGATATCGCGGCCTTCCGCAAGGCAACGGCGCCGGTAATCGATGCAACGACCGGCGAGACGAAAAAACTGATCCAGGAAATACGTAAAATTTAA
- the map gene encoding type I methionyl aminopeptidase produces the protein MIILKNRDEIEKMRKAGKLTAQILKYIESFIKDGVNTLFLNDLCEEYTQKHGAISAPLNYHGFPKSICTSVNNVVCHGIPSEKEILKNGDIVNVDVTVILDGYFGDSSRTYVVGDGGEEAKNLVSRTENAMYRGIDEIKPGKFLYEVGRAIEKYISKFGYSIVRDYGGHGIGRDFHEEPYVHHHYTKEDAVRLRPGMTFTVEPMINMGKSYEVVTSREDGWTVTTKDGSLSAQFEHTVLVTEQGVEILTKM, from the coding sequence ATGATTATTCTTAAAAACAGGGATGAAATCGAAAAAATGCGGAAGGCCGGGAAACTGACCGCCCAGATTCTCAAGTATATAGAATCATTTATTAAAGATGGAGTAAACACGTTATTTCTGAATGACCTTTGCGAGGAATATACGCAAAAACACGGGGCGATTTCCGCGCCGCTGAATTATCACGGTTTTCCGAAGAGCATCTGCACCTCAGTCAACAATGTGGTATGTCATGGAATTCCCTCTGAAAAAGAGATACTTAAGAACGGGGATATCGTTAATGTCGATGTTACCGTCATTCTCGACGGCTATTTCGGGGACTCTTCACGAACCTATGTGGTCGGCGACGGGGGGGAAGAGGCGAAGAATCTTGTTTCCCGCACGGAGAATGCCATGTATCGGGGAATAGACGAGATCAAGCCAGGGAAGTTTCTCTACGAGGTCGGCCGGGCGATTGAAAAATATATCTCCAAGTTCGGCTACAGCATCGTCCGCGATTATGGCGGTCATGGCATTGGCAGGGATTTTCACGAAGAGCCCTATGTGCATCATCACTACACCAAGGAAGATGCGGTGCGGCTGCGGCCGGGGATGACCTTTACTGTCGAACCGATGATCAATATGGGGAAATCTTACGAGGTTGTCACCTCCCGGGAAGACGGCTGGACGGTGACGACAAAAGACGGCAGTCTGAGCGCCCAGTTTGAGCATACCGTGCTTGTTACCGAACAGGGCGTTGAAATTCTTACAAAAATGTAA
- a CDS encoding 2-hydroxyacyl-CoA dehydratase family protein, with translation MKLSEELPLIAKDPYGYAEKLKAEKKIVGTLCSYTPEEIIIAAGAHPFRLFGSGQKSRLADAHLQSYCCSLARGVLEDALSERLDFLEGIVFAHTCDTMQRLSDICRINRGGVFHLDLILPAKLNTESARRYFRDVLQTFREDLGAKLGVEIADNDLRKAISAMNRIRKAFTRIYELINENPSIINGEELYILNRAAMMMDKARLADLVEGTVVQLSSGSREAPDAGAPPPKRIFLEGGVCNYPDIYNIIEEAGGAVAGDDLCTGFRYFNGLVDEDNPDPLMAIADRYLKRIVCPAKHAGIADRGERLVEMVLEKRAQGVIFFFLKFCDPHAFDYPYLQQVLEKAGIPSLMVEVDDPLQAGGQLQTRIEAFIEMI, from the coding sequence ATGAAGCTAAGCGAAGAGCTTCCCCTTATTGCAAAAGACCCATATGGTTATGCCGAAAAACTGAAAGCTGAAAAGAAGATTGTCGGCACTTTATGTTCATATACGCCGGAAGAGATAATAATTGCCGCCGGGGCGCACCCGTTTCGTCTTTTCGGCTCCGGTCAGAAGTCGCGCCTGGCCGACGCTCATCTTCAGTCCTATTGCTGTTCTCTGGCCAGGGGAGTGCTGGAAGACGCACTGTCCGAAAGGCTCGATTTTTTGGAAGGGATTGTTTTTGCGCATACTTGCGATACGATGCAGCGGCTCTCGGATATCTGCCGGATCAACAGGGGCGGTGTTTTTCATTTGGATCTGATTCTGCCGGCGAAACTGAATACCGAAAGCGCCCGCAGATATTTCCGGGATGTTTTGCAAACCTTTAGGGAGGATTTGGGGGCAAAACTCGGGGTGGAGATTGCAGATAATGACCTGCGTAAAGCGATCAGCGCTATGAACCGGATCCGCAAGGCGTTCACCCGAATCTACGAACTGATCAATGAGAATCCTTCCATTATAAATGGAGAAGAATTATATATACTTAACCGTGCGGCGATGATGATGGACAAGGCACGGCTCGCGGACCTTGTTGAGGGTACCGTGGTTCAACTATCCTCTGGCAGCCGTGAGGCCCCCGACGCTGGCGCCCCCCCGCCAAAGCGGATTTTTCTGGAAGGGGGCGTATGCAATTATCCGGATATATACAATATCATTGAGGAAGCCGGCGGCGCTGTTGCAGGCGACGACCTCTGTACCGGGTTCCGCTATTTTAACGGTCTTGTCGATGAGGACAATCCGGACCCGCTCATGGCGATCGCCGACAGGTACCTGAAGAGAATTGTCTGCCCGGCAAAGCATGCGGGAATAGCCGATCGGGGGGAGCGTCTGGTGGAGATGGTTTTGGAAAAACGGGCGCAGGGGGTGATTTTCTTTTTTCTGAAATTCTGCGATCCCCATGCCTTCGATTATCCTTATCTGCAACAAGTATTGGAAAAAGCAGGCATTCCCAGTTTGATGGTCGAGGTGGATGACCCACTTCAGGCGGGCGGGCAGTTGCAAACAAGGATTGAGGCGTTCATCGAAATGATTTAG
- a CDS encoding TRAP transporter large permease, whose amino-acid sequence MIVALLFALLFFLILIGLPIALSIGIPAIAIMLTPGVFPQGVTTSALGQTIIQLLFSGVDSFDLLAIPLFMMAGAIMEKGGISRQLIDFSDSLVGWVPGGLACACIVASMFFAGISGSAAADTAAIGAVIIPAMIKQGYPPALAGAVVAAGGSIGVIIPPSIPMVIYGFLTNESIAKLFAGGLIVGILFGLSFMAVIIWLSLRHNYGTWRPFSIRGVWKSFREAKWALGAPVIVLGGILTGVVTVTEAAALALFYALLVSLAFNREIKWRDLPPLIVRSQITAATILFIISMARVFTWLVAMQQTSQHLGAAILGMGLPPWGVLILVMAGLLLVGCVVETTAALILLVPVLAPLMTQMGIDPVQFGVLVVINLAIGMLTPPVGICLFVSCGISGVSLGDISRAAAPFIFAALTVLLIASAWPPLTVWLPSLLYR is encoded by the coding sequence ATGATCGTTGCGCTGCTCTTTGCCCTGCTTTTTTTTCTCATCCTCATTGGGTTGCCGATAGCTCTGTCGATCGGAATTCCGGCGATCGCCATAATGCTGACGCCGGGGGTATTCCCTCAAGGCGTCACTACCTCGGCGTTGGGACAAACCATTATCCAGTTGCTCTTCTCTGGGGTGGATTCCTTTGATCTTCTGGCGATCCCGCTGTTTATGATGGCCGGCGCCATCATGGAAAAAGGCGGCATTTCAAGGCAACTGATTGATTTTTCCGATAGCCTTGTTGGGTGGGTTCCAGGCGGGCTTGCGTGCGCCTGCATTGTCGCCTCCATGTTTTTTGCGGGAATTTCCGGTTCCGCGGCTGCCGATACGGCGGCTATCGGCGCAGTTATTATCCCGGCAATGATCAAGCAGGGCTACCCCCCCGCGCTTGCCGGCGCAGTGGTCGCTGCGGGCGGTTCCATCGGGGTGATCATCCCCCCATCCATTCCGATGGTTATCTACGGTTTTCTGACCAATGAGTCGATTGCCAAACTCTTTGCCGGCGGTCTGATCGTGGGAATACTGTTCGGTCTGTCGTTCATGGCGGTGATAATCTGGCTCTCCCTGAGACACAACTACGGGACTTGGCGGCCCTTTTCCATCCGCGGGGTCTGGAAAAGCTTCAGAGAGGCCAAATGGGCACTGGGGGCGCCGGTAATTGTGCTCGGGGGAATACTCACCGGCGTCGTCACCGTTACTGAAGCGGCAGCGCTTGCCTTGTTCTATGCCCTGCTTGTCAGCCTGGCTTTCAATCGGGAGATAAAATGGCGGGATTTGCCGCCGCTGATTGTGCGCTCTCAGATCACGGCGGCGACAATCCTCTTTATCATTTCCATGGCCAGGGTCTTCACGTGGCTTGTCGCTATGCAGCAGACAAGCCAACATCTCGGAGCCGCAATCCTTGGTATGGGTCTGCCGCCGTGGGGGGTGCTAATACTGGTAATGGCAGGGCTGCTTCTGGTAGGGTGCGTCGTGGAAACGACGGCAGCGCTGATCCTGCTGGTTCCTGTCCTTGCCCCTCTCATGACGCAGATGGGGATCGACCCTGTACAATTCGGGGTACTGGTGGTGATAAATCTGGCAATAGGAATGCTTACCCCGCCGGTAGGAATTTGTCTTTTTGTAAGCTGCGGGATCTCCGGAGTTTCCCTGGGGGACATCTCGCGGGCGGCAGCGCCCTTTATATTTGCCGCCTTAACGGTGCTGCTGATTGCCAGTGCGTGGCCCCCCCTGACTGTCTGGCTGCCCTCACTGCTTTACAGGTAG
- a CDS encoding ABC transporter permease: protein MTDNFNLPIVGREGALIVKKHSRLMLNHPAAMKNRQKQQAPHQISHLFADSRLVVHLSGEFGLKNLSVFSGEINNLLEGTDEIQEIEFDFSRVSYFDSAAALAILTIRKDSATRGVNVRLVNFHEKIERIFGVIDHSVLTTPPLKTRDKSEGMITLIGENILELVQDIQDFITFFGALLVAVTNAAFHPRSVRAKDVLFYMTQAGVNGLPIVGLINLLIGLIIAFMSFLQLRLFGANVYVPALVSFAMVKELGPIMTAILVAGRSGSAFAAEIGTMVVNEEVDALKTMGFDPVAFLAVPKVFALMIVVPILTLYADLFGIIGGLTVGVIGLDMSFNTYITQSLNAVGVFDVVTSLIKAAVFAALIAGIGCQRGFLARSGAQDVGKSTTSAVVAAIFMIVVTDSFFAIVLYYLR, encoded by the coding sequence TTGACAGACAATTTCAATTTACCTATAGTCGGCCGCGAAGGGGCTTTAATTGTCAAGAAACATTCCCGCTTAATGCTCAATCATCCGGCTGCCATGAAAAACCGTCAGAAACAGCAGGCTCCGCATCAAATATCGCATCTGTTTGCCGACTCCCGGCTCGTCGTCCATTTGTCGGGGGAATTTGGGCTCAAAAACCTGTCTGTCTTTTCCGGTGAGATAAACAATCTGCTGGAAGGTACAGATGAAATTCAGGAAATAGAATTCGATTTTTCCCGCGTTTCTTATTTTGACAGCGCTGCCGCGCTGGCAATTTTAACTATTCGGAAAGATTCCGCGACAAGGGGCGTCAATGTCCGACTGGTCAATTTCCATGAGAAAATAGAGAGGATTTTCGGCGTAATTGACCATAGCGTCTTGACTACCCCCCCCCTGAAGACAAGGGATAAAAGCGAAGGAATGATCACCCTGATCGGTGAAAATATTCTCGAATTAGTTCAGGATATCCAAGATTTCATTACCTTTTTTGGAGCATTGCTGGTTGCCGTGACTAATGCCGCTTTTCATCCCCGCTCCGTGCGCGCCAAAGACGTCCTGTTTTATATGACGCAGGCCGGCGTCAACGGTCTGCCGATTGTCGGTTTGATCAACCTGCTGATCGGGCTCATCATTGCTTTCATGTCTTTCCTGCAACTGCGTCTGTTCGGCGCCAATGTTTACGTTCCGGCGCTTGTCAGTTTCGCAATGGTAAAGGAGCTGGGGCCGATCATGACGGCAATCCTGGTGGCTGGTCGTTCCGGCTCCGCGTTTGCCGCCGAAATCGGGACAATGGTCGTCAATGAAGAGGTGGACGCCCTGAAAACAATGGGTTTCGATCCAGTGGCATTCCTGGCCGTTCCAAAAGTTTTCGCCTTGATGATCGTGGTTCCCATCCTGACCCTGTATGCCGATCTTTTCGGCATCATCGGCGGCTTGACCGTCGGCGTCATCGGCCTTGACATGTCGTTTAATACGTATATTACACAATCACTGAATGCCGTCGGCGTTTTTGACGTCGTCACCAGCCTGATCAAGGCGGCGGTTTTCGCGGCGCTGATTGCCGGGATAGGCTGTCAGCGGGGGTTTCTGGCCCGTTCCGGCGCGCAGGATGTCGGCAAGTCCACAACCTCCGCGGTCGTTGCCGCCATCTTTATGATTGTGGTCACTGATTCGTTTTTTGCCATTGTGCTGTACTATCTAAGATAA